In one window of Calypte anna isolate BGI_N300 chromosome 1, bCalAnn1_v1.p, whole genome shotgun sequence DNA:
- the LOC103536238 gene encoding LOW QUALITY PROTEIN: vitelline membrane outer layer protein 1 (The sequence of the model RefSeq protein was modified relative to this genomic sequence to represent the inferred CDS: inserted 2 bases in 1 codon; deleted 3 bases in 2 codons), protein MQLLIPTILCLLGSCCLGGRAVREYESTLTVPNGGPWGCWGQQEFCPSGYAKGFAVKVDPYHGFWLFADDTALNGIRLLCTDGQSIESSVGRWGNWTQVQLCPSSKLVSFSLRVEGKQYLLDDTAANTXEFACSDGTRLEGWGLSGGHFGHGAAAAPPGHLWAPKTKVEGPQGPRMTQLNDMKVFCCE, encoded by the exons ATGCAGCTGCTCATCCCAACcatcctctgcctgctggggtCCTGCTGCCTTGGGGGCAGAGCTGTACGAGAATATGAGTCCACCCTCACAGTGCCCAATGGAggtccctggggctgctgggggcagcaggagtTTTGCCCCAGTGGCTATGCAAAGGGATTTGCAGTGAAG GTGGACCCCTACCATGGATTCTGGCTG TTTGCTGATGACACAGCTCTGAATGGCATCCGTCTGTTGTGCACGGATGGC CAGTCCATTGAGTCCTCTGTGGGGCG GTGGGGAAACTGGACCCAGgtccagctctgccccagcagcaaGCTGGTTTCCTTCTCACTGAGAGTGGAAGGCAAGCAGTACCTGCTTGATGACACAGCAGCCAACAC TGAGTTTGCCTGCTCTGATGGAACaaggctggagggatggggactTTCGGGAGGTCACTTTGGccatggagcagcagctgcacctCCGGGGCATCTGTGGGCTCCCAAAACAAAAGTGGAGGGACCCCAGGGCCCGAGGATGACACAGCTCAATGATATGAAAGTCTTCTGCTGTGAATGA